Proteins from a single region of Mus pahari chromosome 2, PAHARI_EIJ_v1.1, whole genome shotgun sequence:
- the Tmem176b gene encoding transmembrane protein 176B, with protein MAQSTVTVNGIKVAATHPQSSHISIHIHQKSALEQLLGAVGSLKKFLSWPQARIHYGQLSLGVTQILLGLVSCALGVCLYFGPWTELCASGCAFWSGSVAIVAGVGTVVHEKRQGKLSGHISRLLLLACIATAAAATVLGVNSLIRQTSVIYYEGISSTCDSLQSSVDPGYGPGRFSDNSDWKTERCREYLNMMMNLFLAFCIMLTVVCILEIVVSVASLGLSLRSVCGWSSEALMEEETEKKLLGGDSAPASPIKEKIPVIL; from the exons atggctcagagcacaGTGACTGTGAATGGAATCAAAGTGGCTGCCACACATCCCCAGTCCTCTCACATCAGCATCCACATCCACCAAAAATCTGCTTTGGAACAGCTGCTGGGAGCTGTGGGCTCCCTGAAGAAGTTTCTCTCCTGGCCTCAGGCCAGAATCCACTATGGGCAGCTATCTCTAGGG GTGACCCAGATATTGCTGGGGCTTGTGAGCTGTGCTCTCGGAGTGTGTCTTTACTTCGGGCCTTGGACTGAGCTGTGTGCCTCTGGCTGTGCCTTCTGGTCAGGGTCTGTG GCAATTGTAGCTGGAGTCGGTACTGTGGTCCATGAGAAGAGGCAGGGAAAACTGTCC GGCCACATATCACGtctgctcctcctggcttgcatTGCTACAGCTGCAGCTGCTACCGTTCTGGGTGTGAACAGCTTAATCAGGCAAACCAGTGTTATCTACTACGAGGGCATCAGTTCCACATGCGACTCCTTGCAATCAAGCGTGGACCCTGGGTATGGGCCAGGGCGATTCTCTGACAACTCAGACTGGAAGACAGAGAGGTGCAGAGAGTACCTGAACATGATGATG AACTTGTTCCTAGCATTCTGCATCATGCTCACGGTGGTCTGTATCCTGGAGATTGTTGTGTCCGTGGCTTCCCTGGGACTAAGTCTCCGAAGTGTGTGTGGCTGGAGCTCCGAGGCCCTG atggaagaagagacagagaagaagctTCTTGGTGGGGATTCAGCACCTGCCTCCCCAATCAAAGAGAAGATCCCTGTTATCCTGTGA